A window from Branchiostoma lanceolatum isolate klBraLanc5 chromosome 9, klBraLanc5.hap2, whole genome shotgun sequence encodes these proteins:
- the LOC136441689 gene encoding tumor necrosis factor-inducible gene 6 protein-like — protein sequence MACNAVGRGYVWGVLALLTVTLLPAVKLAQSQEPCRYVYSSEDSPDGVIASPGFPADYPESQFCTYVLQGKPGERLRLKFNALQIEGAPHESNRPCFYTCHHDYLEVEELNDADQPVRTLGRYCGDCVPPALVTSRPRAQLTFVTDETKNYGGFQVDFNFITNGEHLFKVSFSL from the exons ATGGCCTGTAACGCTGTAGGGCGAGGATATGTGTGGGGTGTTCTGGCACTTCTGACTGTAACCTTACTACCTGCTGTCAAACTAGCAC AGAGCCAAGAGCCGTGCAGGTATGTTTACAGCAGCGAGGACAGTCCGGACGGCGTGATAGCCTCGCCGGGCTTCCCGGCGGACTACCCAGAAAGCCAGTTCTGCACTTACGTCCTTCAGGGGAAGCCTGGGGAGAGGTTACGGCTGAAGTTCAACGCCTTGCAGATAGAGGGCGCACCGCACGAGAGTAACAGACCGTG TTTCTACACCTGTCACCATGACTACCTGGAGGTAGAGGAGCTGAATGACGCTGACCAACCAGTGCGCACGCTGGGCCGTTACTGTGGCGACTGCGTCCCGCCCGCTCTGGTGACGTCACGACCAAGAGCCCAGCTCACCTTCGTCACGGACGAAACCAAAAACTACGGAGGGTTCCAGGTAGACTTCAACTTCATCACCAACGGTGAGCATCTGTTTAAGGTTTCTTTCAGCTTATGA
- the LOC136442718 gene encoding endonuclease domain-containing 1 protein-like: protein MMDGHSRKLVALGLLGVAAALICMPSVAPFKVDGELESGDVTDIEEDGLLEDDFVYRSRSLKDTNECSLHDKPKINAPVQDCLSRCSNHRTGCRKFFAGTPWPPSSYGDASTSCRICQTQENENKDFFATLYSTKYRIPEYTAAAITRDPKSGKNNRPSDSLWNRIQPGLCSPAFHSYLRKTCKYEKTKKWGVTKVPESKCRVKTRLMKDCGDCQALHEDLVGCGGIAERGHINPNKINNKNKAAQEATFSMINMAPQAPKFNRAIWKSFEHSIMKKAEEIFSNNNNVLYVITGTKIGKKDKWVNGRVLFPRFFWKAVCYTGDEGADPFGVGVYGQNNDTTKKEDMTMLRLSEFDKWLYGVNTGKHIFQGSDCEDKEGDNIEMATPNPKPKKTERGGL from the exons ATGATGGATGGACACTCACGCAAGCTGGTCGCACTTGGACTGCTAGGAGTCGCTGCTGCACTG ATATGTATGCCATCAGTCGCACCCTTCAAAGTGGATGGAGAGCTCGAGTCTGGGGATGTCACGGACATTGAAGAAGATGGTCTTCTTGAAGATGATTTCGTGTATCGGTCACGATCACTTAAAGATACCAACGAGTGTAGTCTGCATGATA AACCGAAAATAAACGCTCCCGTCCAAGATTGCTTGAGCAGGTGCTCCAATCATCGCACAGGCTGCCGTAAGTTCTTTGCTGGAACGCCATGGCCGCCCAGCAGTTATGGAGACGCTTCCACCTCCTGTCGGATCTGCCAGACACAAGAGAACGAAAATAAGGATTTTTTTGCCACGCTTTACAGCACAAAGTACCGGATTCCTGAGTACACGGCAGCGGCTATTACAAGGGATCCAAAATCTGGCAAGAACAATCGGCCAAGCGACAGTCTTTGGAATCGCATTCAGCCAG GCCTGTGTTCCCCTGCCTTTCACTCTTATCTCCGGAAAACATGTAAATACGAGAAGACCAAGAAATGGGGAGTCACCAAAGTGCCAGAAAGTAAGTGCAGAGTCAAGACAAGGCTCATGAAGGACTGTGGAGACTGCCAAGCTCTGCACGAAGACCTCGTCGGTTGTGGGGGGATCGCTGAAAGAGGGCACATCAACCCCAATAAAATCAACAACAAGAATAAGGCCGCTCAAGAAGCCACTTTCAGCATGATCAACATGGCTCCACAG GCTCCAAAATTCAACAGGGCCATTTGGAAGTCGTTTGAACACAGCATCATGAAAAAGGCTGAGGAGATattcagcaacaacaacaatgtccTTTACGTCATCACGGGGACAAAGATTGGTAAAAAGGATAAATGGGTAAACGGTCGCGTGCTCTTTCCCAGGTTCTTCTGGAAGGCCGTGTGTTACACTGGGGACGAGGGCGCCGATCCATTCGGAGTGGGGGTCTACGGACAGAACAATGACACAACAAAGAAGGAGGACATGACGATGCTGCGTCTGTCCGAGTTTGACAAGTGGCTGTATGGTGTGAACACAGGCAAGCACATCTTCCAGGGTTCGGATTGCGAAGATAAAGAAGGCGATAATATAGAGATGGCAACTCCAAATCCGAAACCAAAAAAGACAGAGCGCGGCGGACTGTAA